One window of Hydractinia symbiolongicarpus strain clone_291-10 chromosome 3, HSymV2.1, whole genome shotgun sequence genomic DNA carries:
- the LOC130636830 gene encoding zinc finger protein 799-like encodes MGHSSCQEGSHTKLHALDGVLTKPCALSDLKYIENFKNPYVKVMLVCTVCNKEQSLKYQSTWKRHFLTHASDENKPFKCDACGKAFVQKNAFNLHLKKHAQQGTKMDYSVALDCKQVSTSDLKYLENFNNPYVKLIVACRICNKEQSFKYQATWKRHFLTHGDDKPYKCSVCPKSFIQAFQLRNHYKNKHGIAVDENNITVRRKKISADSKQTHGDLKFLEGFNSPYVKICLLCKICNKEQSSKYQSAWKRHFLTHSSEEERPHKCSLCHKSFVQAGNLKKHILAVHSCKVETEGYKFDVIAE; translated from the exons ATGGGTCACAGTAGTTGTCAGGAAGGA AGCCACACCAAACTGCACGCACTGGACGGCGTTTTGACAAAACCATGTGCTTTGTCAGATTTGAAATATATCGAGAACTTCAAAAATCCTTACGTAAAAGTCATGTTGGTGTGTACTGTGTGTAACAAAGAACAATCGTTGAAATATCAATCCACCTGGAAACGCCATTTTTTAACTCATGCTTCTGATGAAAATAAACCGTTCAAATGTGATGCTTGTGGTAAAGCGTTTGTGCAGAAGAATGCATTTAACTTACATTTGAAGAAACATGCCCAACAAGGAACAAAAATGGATTAT AGTGTGGCATTGGATTGCAAGCAGGTTAGCACGTCAGATTTGAAATATTTGGAGAATTTTAATAACCCCTATGTAAAGCTAATCGTAGCCTGCAGAATTTGCAATAAAGAACAATCTTTTAAGTACCAAGCCACGTGGAAAAGACACTTTCTTACTCATGGGGATGACAAACCGTACAAGTGTTCTGTTTGTCCCAAATCCTTTATTCAAGCTTTTCAACTAAGAAAtcattacaaaaataaacatgGCATAGCAGTGGACGAAAACAACATCACA GTTCGACGAAAAAAAATTAGCGCAGATAGCAAACAAACTCATGGCgatttaaagtttttagagGGCTTCAACAGTCCATACGTAAAGATTTGTTTACTCTGCAAAATATGTAACAAGGAGCAGTCTTCGAAGTACCAGTCGGCCTGGAAACGTCACTTCTTGACTCATTCATCAGAGGAGGAAAGGCCTCACAAGTGCAGTCTATGTCACAAATCGTTTGTCCAAGCTGGAAacctaaaaaaacatattctaGCTGTGCATAGTTGTAAGGTGGAAACTGAAGGATATAAGTTTGATGTCATTGCGGAATAG
- the LOC130635706 gene encoding zinc finger protein GFI1 homolog pag-3-like — protein sequence MSSSDAKTPSSNAGLHYVENFTNPYVKIILVCKICNKEMSLKFSSNWKKHYLTHASNDEKPHKCTLCSKAFITITALRKHVATKHSDVKQDRSSDVCTNIKQEQQEFVYF from the coding sequence ATGTCAAGCTCGGACGCCAAAACACCTTCGAGCAACGCGGGTCTGCATTACGTGGAAAACTTCACTAACCCTTACGTTAAGATTATTCTTGTGTGTAAAATTTGTAACAAGGAAATGTCTCTAAAATTTTCAAGCAATTGGAAGAAGCATTATTTGACTCATGCGTCCAACGATGAAAAACCACACAAGTGTACGTTGTGTTCCAAGGCTTTTATCACTATTACAGCGTTGAGAAAGCATGTGGCGACAAAACATTCAGACGTTAAACAAGATCGAAGTTCTGATGTTTGTACTAACATAAAACAAGAACAGCAGGAATTTGTGtacttttaa